The following coding sequences are from one Triticum dicoccoides isolate Atlit2015 ecotype Zavitan chromosome 4A, WEW_v2.0, whole genome shotgun sequence window:
- the LOC119286997 gene encoding uncharacterized protein LOC119286997 isoform X3, with product MFWTLAIICRRKWILLSFRRTWAFQLEKQYSGKQYAFRILILGFGAIGMEIAKRLRPFGVKILATKRNWSSNTVSCDLDGLVDKKGGPEDMYELVREADIVITCMTLNNESVGIVDHKFLSALKKVVGDVALKLHAGEPFTEIEFVN from the exons ATGTTTTGGACTTTGGCCATAATTTGCAGAAGGAAATGGATACTGCTGTCATTCAGAAGGACTTGGGCCTTCCAGTTGGAGAAGCAATATTCGGGAAAACAGTATGCTTTTCGT ATACTTATCCTGGGGTTCGGAGCCATTGGCATGGAAATTGCCAAGAGACTAAGACCATTTGGAGTGAAAATTCTTGCTACAAAAAGAAACTGGTCATCAAATACAGTGTCTTGTG ATCTTGATGGGCTGGTTGACAAGAAAGGTGGTCCAGAAGATATGTACGAACTCGTTCGAGAAGCTGACATAGTTATAACTTGCATGACGTTAAACAATGAATCA GTTGGGATTGTGGATCACAAGTTCCTGTCAGCTTTGAAAAAG gtTGTTGGTGATGTTGCCCTCAAGCTTCACGCGGGGGAGCCATTCACCGAAATAGAATTTGTGAACTAG
- the LOC119286997 gene encoding putative 2-hydroxyacid dehydrogenase HI_1556 isoform X1, giving the protein MFWTLAIICRRKWILLSFRRTWAFQLEKQYSGKQYAFRILILGFGAIGMEIAKRLRPFGVKILATKRNWSSNTVSCDLDGLVDKKGGPEDMYELVREADIVITCMTLNNESVGIVDHKFLSALKKGSYLINIARGRLLDYMAVFNHLESGHLGGLGIDVAWTEPFDQEDPILKFPNVIITPHVAGITELVCTCFFAIHRVGSHLPIM; this is encoded by the exons ATGTTTTGGACTTTGGCCATAATTTGCAGAAGGAAATGGATACTGCTGTCATTCAGAAGGACTTGGGCCTTCCAGTTGGAGAAGCAATATTCGGGAAAACAGTATGCTTTTCGT ATACTTATCCTGGGGTTCGGAGCCATTGGCATGGAAATTGCCAAGAGACTAAGACCATTTGGAGTGAAAATTCTTGCTACAAAAAGAAACTGGTCATCAAATACAGTGTCTTGTG ATCTTGATGGGCTGGTTGACAAGAAAGGTGGTCCAGAAGATATGTACGAACTCGTTCGAGAAGCTGACATAGTTATAACTTGCATGACGTTAAACAATGAATCA GTTGGGATTGTGGATCACAAGTTCCTGTCAGCTTTGAAAAAG GGATCATATCTCATCAATATTGCCAGAGGGCGCCTACTGGACTATATGGCTGTGTTTAATCACCTTGAGTCAGGTCATTTAGGTGGTTTAGGCATTGATGTTGCTTGGACGGAGCCATTCGATCAAGAGGATCCAATTCTGAAATTCCCAAATGTTATTATAACACCACATGTTGCAGGAATCACAGAGTTGGTTTGCACTTGTTTCTTTGCAATACACAGAGTTGGTTCTCATTTACCAATCATGTAG
- the LOC119286997 gene encoding putative 2-hydroxyacid dehydrogenase HI_1556 isoform X2: MDTAVIQKDLGLPVGEAIFGKTILILGFGAIGMEIAKRLRPFGVKILATKRNWSSNTVSCDLDGLVDKKGGPEDMYELVREADIVITCMTLNNESVGIVDHKFLSALKKGSYLINIARGRLLDYMAVFNHLESGHLGGLGIDVAWTEPFDQEDPILKFPNVIITPHVAGITELVCTCFFAIHRVGSHLPIM; the protein is encoded by the exons ATGGATACTGCTGTCATTCAGAAGGACTTGGGCCTTCCAGTTGGAGAAGCAATATTCGGGAAAACA ATACTTATCCTGGGGTTCGGAGCCATTGGCATGGAAATTGCCAAGAGACTAAGACCATTTGGAGTGAAAATTCTTGCTACAAAAAGAAACTGGTCATCAAATACAGTGTCTTGTG ATCTTGATGGGCTGGTTGACAAGAAAGGTGGTCCAGAAGATATGTACGAACTCGTTCGAGAAGCTGACATAGTTATAACTTGCATGACGTTAAACAATGAATCA GTTGGGATTGTGGATCACAAGTTCCTGTCAGCTTTGAAAAAG GGATCATATCTCATCAATATTGCCAGAGGGCGCCTACTGGACTATATGGCTGTGTTTAATCACCTTGAGTCAGGTCATTTAGGTGGTTTAGGCATTGATGTTGCTTGGACGGAGCCATTCGATCAAGAGGATCCAATTCTGAAATTCCCAAATGTTATTATAACACCACATGTTGCAGGAATCACAGAGTTGGTTTGCACTTGTTTCTTTGCAATACACAGAGTTGGTTCTCATTTACCAATCATGTAG
- the LOC119289215 gene encoding oxalate oxidase 1-like, whose product MVYSKTIACMFTMLLLAPAIMATDPDPLQDFCVADLDDNAVRVNGYPCVPQSEAGDDFLFSSKLARGGNTSTPNGSAVTRLDVTEFPGENTQGISMNRVDFAPGGTNPPHIHPRATEIGLVVKGELLVGIIGSNESGNRLYSRVVRAGENFLIPRGLMHFQFNTGDTVATMFVSFNSQNPGIVFVPLTLFGSDPPIPTPVLTRALRVDAGVVELLKSRFAGGSFQAS is encoded by the coding sequence ATGGTCTACTCCAAAACCATAGCTTGCATGTTCACCATGCTGCTCCTTGCTCCGGCCATCATGGCCACGGACCCTGACCCTCTCCAGGACTTCTGTGTGGCCGACCTCGACGACAACGCAGTCCGGGTGAACGGATACCCGTGCGTGCCCCAGTCGGAAGCCGGCGACGACTTCCTCTTCTCCTCCAAGCTAGCCAGGGGCGGCAACACGTCCACCCCGAACGGCTCGGCTGTGACGAGGCTGGACGTGACGGAGTTCCCCGGCGAGAACACGCAGGGTATCTCCATGAACCGCGTGGACTTCGCGCCCGGGGGCACCAACCCGCCGCACATCCACCCGCGCGCCACCGAGATCGGCCTCGTGGTGAAAGGCGAGCTCCTCGTGGGCATCATCGGCAGCAACGAGTCCGGGAACAGGCTCTACTCCAGGGTGGTGCGCGCCGGCGAGAACTTCCTCATCCCGCGCGGCCTCATGCACTTCCAGTTCAACACCGGCGACACTGTGGCCACCATGTTTGTCTCCTTCAACAGCCAGAACCCCGGCATCGTCTTCGTGCCGCTCACGCTCTTCGGCTCCGACCCGCCCATCCCCACGCCAGTGCTCACTAGGGCTCTCCGGGTGGACGCCGGGGTGGTCGAACTTCTCAAGTCCAGGTTCGCCGGTGGGTCTTTCCAGGCCTCCTAA